A single window of Martelella sp. NC20 DNA harbors:
- a CDS encoding LysR family transcriptional regulator yields MKLRSMDLNLLLVFDAVYAERSISRAAVRLNLSQPAVSNALARLRHAVGDPLFKREGSGMIPTARAKMLRDPIRQALEILERGFRSDEAFDHQHSTREFVIAVEDYGETVLIPRFIDWLADVAPGIHIEIRPELSSSLTRELREGTVDLALDYFALRGEGFESKCVLTEDLVTLSRIDHPTIGEQLSLDTYLELQHVVITPRRKSRPMIDLALDKRGLKRKIALTVPHFLSMPTVVQRSNLLATLPRRMAYIYADHFRLKAYTPPVRTPEFPVFMIWHDTLNEDPAHRWLRNHLMAICETL; encoded by the coding sequence ATGAAACTGCGCTCGATGGATCTCAACCTGCTTCTGGTCTTCGACGCGGTCTATGCCGAGCGCAGCATTTCGCGCGCGGCGGTGCGGCTCAATCTCTCCCAGCCGGCGGTTTCCAACGCGCTGGCGCGGCTGCGCCATGCGGTCGGCGATCCGCTGTTCAAGCGCGAGGGCTCCGGCATGATCCCGACGGCGCGCGCCAAGATGCTGCGCGACCCGATCCGCCAGGCGCTGGAAATTCTCGAACGCGGCTTCCGCAGCGACGAGGCATTCGATCACCAGCATTCGACCCGCGAATTTGTGATCGCCGTGGAAGACTATGGCGAGACCGTGCTGATCCCGCGCTTCATCGACTGGCTTGCCGATGTCGCGCCCGGCATCCATATCGAGATCCGCCCGGAGCTCAGCTCCTCGCTCACGCGCGAGCTCAGGGAGGGCACGGTCGACCTCGCGCTCGACTATTTCGCGCTGCGGGGCGAGGGGTTCGAGAGCAAATGCGTGCTGACCGAGGACCTCGTCACGCTGTCGCGCATCGACCATCCGACGATCGGCGAACAGCTCAGCCTCGACACCTATCTCGAGCTTCAGCATGTGGTGATCACGCCGCGCCGCAAATCCCGCCCGATGATCGATCTGGCGCTCGACAAGCGCGGGTTGAAGCGCAAGATCGCGCTCACGGTTCCCCATTTCCTGTCGATGCCGACGGTGGTCCAGCGCTCCAACCTGCTGGCGACACTGCCGCGCCGGATGGCCTATATCTACGCCGATCATTTCCGACTGAAGGCCTATACGCCGCCTGTGCGCACACCCGAATTCCCGGTGTTCATGATCTGGCACGACACGCTGAACGAGGATCCCGCCCACCGCTGGCTCCGAAACCACCTGATGGCGATCTGCGAGACGCTGTGA
- a CDS encoding GH1 family beta-glucosidase, producing MIDPKALAGRFPSDFMFGVATASYQIEGAAREDGRKPSIWDAFSHMPGRTFNGDSGDIACDHYHRLDEDLDLIKALGVETYRFSIAWPRIIPDGRGPVNEAGLDFYDRLIDGCKERGIKTNATLYHWDLPLTLAGDGGWAARSTAYAFQRYAQTVMKRLGDRLDMVATFNEPWCIVWLSHLYGVHAPGEKSIDAALAALHTLNLAHGLGVEACRQEAPEVPVGIVCNHQAIEPATDSAEDMAAAERAFQFHNACFFDPMLKGEYPEAFMAAYGDRMPEIEADDLTTINQKLDWWGLNYYFPMRIAHDGNPEAAFPAVKDATPVNNVFTDIGWEVNAPSLGKLVRQLYDRYDLPEMYITENGACYNMGPVDGVVDDTPRIDYLSDHIAEVADLVAGGIPLKGYYAWSLMDNFEWAEGYRMRFGLIHVDYETQERTIKESGKWYKALAETFRTPDTETA from the coding sequence ATGATCGACCCCAAGGCTCTGGCCGGACGTTTTCCGTCCGATTTCATGTTCGGCGTCGCAACCGCCTCGTACCAGATCGAAGGCGCTGCCCGCGAGGATGGCCGCAAGCCGTCGATCTGGGACGCGTTTTCCCACATGCCGGGCCGGACCTTCAACGGCGACAGCGGCGATATCGCCTGCGACCACTACCACCGCCTCGATGAGGACCTCGACCTGATCAAGGCGCTCGGCGTCGAGACCTACCGGTTCTCGATCGCCTGGCCGCGTATCATTCCGGATGGCCGCGGACCGGTCAACGAAGCCGGCCTCGACTTCTACGACCGCCTGATCGACGGCTGCAAGGAACGCGGCATCAAGACCAATGCGACGCTCTATCACTGGGACCTGCCGCTGACGCTTGCCGGCGACGGCGGCTGGGCCGCGCGCTCGACGGCCTACGCCTTCCAGCGCTACGCCCAGACCGTGATGAAGCGCCTCGGCGACCGGCTCGACATGGTCGCGACCTTCAACGAGCCGTGGTGCATCGTCTGGCTCAGCCATCTCTACGGCGTCCATGCACCCGGCGAAAAATCGATCGACGCAGCACTCGCGGCGCTTCATACACTGAACCTTGCCCATGGCCTCGGCGTCGAGGCATGCCGCCAGGAAGCGCCGGAGGTGCCGGTCGGCATCGTCTGCAATCATCAGGCGATCGAGCCCGCGACCGACAGCGCCGAGGATATGGCGGCCGCCGAGCGCGCCTTCCAGTTCCACAATGCCTGTTTCTTCGATCCGATGCTGAAGGGCGAATACCCCGAGGCATTCATGGCCGCCTATGGCGACCGGATGCCGGAAATCGAGGCGGATGATCTCACGACCATCAACCAGAAGCTCGACTGGTGGGGCCTCAACTATTATTTCCCGATGCGCATCGCCCATGACGGCAACCCGGAGGCTGCCTTCCCGGCCGTGAAGGACGCGACCCCGGTCAACAACGTCTTCACCGATATCGGCTGGGAGGTGAACGCGCCCTCGCTCGGAAAACTCGTCAGGCAGCTTTACGACCGCTATGACCTGCCGGAGATGTACATCACCGAAAACGGCGCGTGCTACAATATGGGCCCGGTCGACGGCGTGGTCGACGACACGCCGCGCATCGACTACCTCTCCGATCACATTGCCGAGGTCGCCGATCTCGTGGCGGGCGGCATCCCGCTCAAGGGCTATTATGCCTGGAGCCTGATGGACAATTTCGAATGGGCGGAGGGCTATCGCATGCGCTTCGGCCTGATCCACGTGGATTACGAAACCCAGGAACGCACCATCAAGGAATCCGGCAAGTGGTACAAGGCGCTCGCCGAAACCTTCAGGACGCCCGACACCGAAACGGCCTGA
- a CDS encoding enoyl-CoA hydratase/isomerase family protein, translating to MADYQTITLSNDGARAYLTFNRPEVLNALNDMLIAEALDAVSGLSGETRVLVLKGAGDRAFAAGADLEEMQRRTPWNEIDFGRRRELARRLESAPFVTVAAINGYALGGGLELALACHLRIGSTSAVVGLPETRIGILPANGGTARLTRLVGRGRAMRMILLGEQVKAEEAERLGILNWVVGEDDFEAEIETLAERLSRLAPVSARAIIDTVSKTADMSLDHAIDYEHRWFQLCLGSEGKKEGVRAFLEKRKPQFGPEPDRDGF from the coding sequence ATGGCCGATTATCAGACGATCACACTCAGCAATGACGGGGCCAGGGCCTATCTGACCTTCAACCGGCCCGAAGTGCTCAACGCGCTTAACGACATGCTCATTGCCGAGGCGCTGGATGCCGTTTCCGGCCTTTCGGGCGAGACGCGGGTGTTGGTGCTGAAAGGCGCGGGCGACAGGGCGTTTGCCGCCGGCGCCGATCTTGAAGAAATGCAGCGGCGCACGCCGTGGAACGAGATCGACTTCGGCCGCCGCCGGGAACTGGCGCGCAGGCTTGAATCGGCGCCCTTCGTCACCGTCGCGGCCATTAACGGCTACGCGCTCGGCGGCGGGCTGGAACTGGCGCTTGCCTGCCATTTGCGGATCGGCAGCACAAGCGCGGTGGTGGGCCTGCCGGAAACCCGGATCGGCATATTGCCCGCCAATGGCGGCACGGCGCGGCTGACGCGACTGGTCGGGCGCGGACGGGCGATGCGGATGATCCTGCTGGGCGAGCAAGTGAAGGCAGAAGAGGCCGAGCGTCTCGGCATCCTCAACTGGGTTGTCGGCGAAGACGATTTCGAAGCGGAGATCGAGACGCTTGCCGAGCGGCTGTCGAGGCTGGCACCGGTTTCCGCGCGCGCGATCATCGATACCGTTTCCAAAACCGCCGATATGAGCCTTGACCATGCGATCGACTACGAGCATCGCTGGTTCCAGCTCTGCCTCGGCTCTGAGGGCAAGAAGGAAGGCGTGAGGGCCTTTCTGGAAAAGCGAAAGCCGCAATTCGGGCCTGAACCGGACAGGGACGGCTTCTGA
- a CDS encoding thiolase family protein: MRGKVAIVGYGRTPYSRVKPGEQVLTVDEYIAWAADLALTSAGMSKADFDGQGLGVSHAEVAHTVNWSAATAENLGISPNALIRGDQGGCSATSMLIRAAALIEAGVIDRALIVGADTPLSMPSIAPGLPLSPERTRGVFWDFQGPFGVMGATAQFALVLRRYMHEYSVTPEQLGKVAVTNRYHASLHPGAIYRTPFSIDDYLGSRMLSDPIRLYDCVPIVNGGLAFIVTSAESASAITDSPVHVLGFGETNNFYAGSKVFPDVTVTGFSQSAPRAMKMAGVEHDDIDFLQPYDDYPFISMMTIEDWGFCKKGEGGRFIEEHDLRFDGDFPVSTDGGQLSGGQPGGANGGFMPLVEGVAQLRGEGGKRQVKDATIGAVCGFGGIPYGRPGRSCISVILGSEA; encoded by the coding sequence ATGCGAGGCAAGGTAGCCATTGTCGGCTATGGCAGGACGCCTTACAGCCGGGTCAAACCCGGCGAACAGGTGCTGACTGTCGATGAATATATCGCCTGGGCGGCCGATCTGGCGCTGACAAGCGCCGGCATGTCGAAGGCCGATTTCGATGGCCAGGGGCTCGGCGTTTCCCACGCCGAGGTCGCCCACACCGTGAACTGGTCGGCCGCGACCGCGGAAAATCTCGGCATCAGCCCCAACGCCCTTATCCGCGGCGATCAGGGCGGTTGCTCTGCAACATCGATGCTGATCCGCGCGGCAGCCCTGATCGAGGCCGGCGTGATCGACCGGGCGCTGATCGTCGGCGCCGACACGCCGCTTTCCATGCCCTCGATCGCCCCCGGCCTGCCGCTTTCGCCGGAGCGCACCCGCGGCGTGTTCTGGGATTTCCAGGGACCGTTCGGGGTGATGGGCGCAACGGCCCAGTTCGCGCTGGTGCTGCGCCGCTATATGCATGAATATTCCGTCACGCCCGAGCAGCTCGGCAAGGTGGCGGTTACCAACCGCTATCATGCCTCGCTGCATCCGGGCGCGATCTACCGCACGCCGTTTTCGATCGACGACTATCTCGGCTCGCGCATGCTGTCCGATCCGATCCGGCTTTACGACTGCGTGCCGATCGTCAATGGCGGGCTCGCCTTCATCGTCACCTCGGCGGAATCGGCCAGTGCCATCACCGACAGCCCGGTCCATGTGCTCGGCTTCGGCGAGACCAATAATTTCTATGCCGGATCAAAAGTGTTTCCGGACGTCACCGTCACCGGCTTCTCGCAATCCGCGCCGCGCGCGATGAAGATGGCCGGCGTCGAACATGATGATATCGATTTCCTGCAGCCCTATGACGACTATCCCTTCATCTCGATGATGACCATCGAGGACTGGGGTTTCTGCAAAAAGGGCGAGGGCGGCAGGTTCATCGAGGAACACGATCTTCGTTTCGACGGCGATTTCCCGGTCTCCACCGATGGCGGCCAGCTATCGGGCGGCCAGCCCGGCGGCGCCAATGGCGGGTTCATGCCGCTGGTCGAGGGGGTTGCGCAATTGCGCGGCGAAGGCGGCAAGCGGCAGGTGAAGGACGCAACGATCGGGGCGGTCTGCGGCTTTGGCGGCATTCCATACGGCAGGCCGGGTCGAAGCTGCATCTCTGTCATTCTCGGATCGGAGGCGTGA
- a CDS encoding acetate--CoA ligase family protein, which translates to MTCHDRTETIRKLVSPQSIAVIGASADFSKVNGRPLKHLIEKGYTGDILPVNPKYREIAGLACYPDIASLPVAADLAIIALPAAFVCDCVAELGRKGIRAAVIFSSGFGEMGPEGKALEQRLAETAKAAGVILLGPNCLGFINAFENVYATFSQYADGETGAGPIAFVTQSGAFGTALAALVRRRGLGLGYFVNTGNQADLDFAELMSVVVEDPRIKVAAGYLEGVKDGEALVRLAKKCRALGKPLILTKVGRMGSGARAAASHTGALAVSDAVFDAVVRQYGVLRARNEEQMLDMMEVFCQPRRAKGNGLGIATQSGGAGVMMADRAEEVGLAVPELGAETQARLSAVMPAFGAAGNPVDVTGQFVARPELLSESVVGMLEDPDIDVAIVWLQLMTAHVDKLLNIFTEIRDRTAKPFLVCWVAAPEAAVTGLRALGIPMFTAGERAVEAAAALARYGMLPAPGADIAVAPVALPSMISAGAQPTVEASAWLRAAGVPMAHVALAESADAAVALWRGNGGPVALKIESPDILHKTEIEGILLNVDSEEDIRAGYATLIERAKTMAPDARISGVLVQEMSAGHVELVVGVSRDPVFGIIVMVGLGGVLVEVLKDVTFRKAPFSREEALVMLSELRMGAVLDGVRGKPAVDRGRIAAMLANLSQWAAGMADHLSELDLNPVLVGADGPSVVDCVMIFDTVPTASGKG; encoded by the coding sequence ATGACCTGTCACGACCGCACCGAGACCATTCGCAAGCTCGTCAGCCCGCAATCGATTGCCGTCATCGGGGCATCCGCCGATTTCTCCAAGGTCAATGGCCGACCGCTGAAGCACCTGATCGAAAAGGGCTATACCGGCGATATCCTGCCGGTGAACCCGAAATATCGGGAGATCGCGGGCCTTGCCTGCTATCCGGATATCGCCTCGCTGCCGGTCGCGGCCGACCTTGCAATCATCGCGCTGCCGGCGGCTTTCGTCTGCGATTGCGTGGCGGAACTCGGCAGGAAGGGCATCCGCGCTGCGGTGATCTTTTCCTCGGGCTTCGGCGAAATGGGGCCGGAAGGCAAGGCGCTGGAGCAGAGGCTGGCCGAGACCGCGAAGGCGGCGGGCGTCATCCTGCTCGGGCCGAATTGTCTCGGATTCATCAACGCCTTCGAGAATGTCTACGCCACCTTCAGCCAGTATGCCGATGGCGAGACCGGGGCGGGACCGATCGCCTTCGTCACCCAGTCCGGCGCGTTCGGCACGGCGCTGGCGGCCCTGGTGCGCCGGCGCGGCCTCGGGCTTGGCTACTTCGTCAACACCGGCAATCAGGCCGATCTCGATTTTGCGGAACTGATGTCTGTGGTGGTCGAGGATCCGCGCATCAAGGTCGCGGCGGGCTATCTGGAAGGTGTCAAGGATGGCGAGGCGTTGGTCCGGCTTGCGAAAAAATGCCGGGCGCTCGGCAAGCCGCTGATCCTCACCAAGGTCGGCCGCATGGGCTCCGGCGCGCGCGCTGCAGCGTCACACACCGGGGCGCTTGCCGTTTCGGACGCGGTGTTTGACGCCGTCGTCCGGCAATATGGCGTGCTCAGGGCCCGCAACGAGGAACAGATGCTCGACATGATGGAGGTGTTCTGCCAGCCGCGCCGGGCGAAGGGCAACGGCCTCGGCATCGCCACCCAATCCGGCGGCGCGGGCGTGATGATGGCCGACCGCGCCGAGGAGGTGGGACTTGCCGTGCCCGAACTCGGAGCGGAAACGCAGGCGCGGCTTTCGGCGGTGATGCCCGCCTTCGGGGCTGCCGGCAATCCGGTCGATGTCACCGGCCAGTTCGTCGCCCGCCCGGAGCTTCTGAGCGAATCGGTGGTCGGCATGCTGGAGGATCCGGATATCGATGTCGCCATCGTCTGGCTGCAGCTGATGACGGCCCATGTCGACAAGCTGCTGAACATCTTCACTGAGATCCGCGACCGCACCGCCAAGCCATTCCTGGTGTGCTGGGTTGCCGCCCCCGAGGCGGCGGTGACGGGGCTCAGGGCGCTCGGCATTCCGATGTTCACCGCCGGCGAACGCGCGGTGGAGGCGGCCGCGGCACTTGCCCGCTACGGCATGCTGCCGGCGCCCGGCGCGGATATCGCTGTCGCCCCCGTGGCGCTTCCGTCCATGATTTCAGCCGGCGCACAGCCTACGGTGGAAGCGTCGGCCTGGCTGAGGGCGGCGGGCGTGCCGATGGCGCATGTGGCGCTTGCGGAAAGCGCTGATGCGGCCGTGGCACTCTGGCGCGGCAATGGCGGGCCGGTGGCGCTGAAAATCGAATCCCCTGACATCCTGCACAAGACCGAGATCGAGGGCATCCTCCTCAATGTCGACAGCGAGGAGGATATCCGCGCGGGCTACGCCACGCTGATCGAGAGGGCGAAAACGATGGCGCCGGATGCGCGGATCTCGGGCGTGCTGGTGCAGGAAATGTCGGCGGGCCATGTCGAGCTTGTCGTCGGCGTCAGCCGCGATCCGGTGTTCGGCATCATCGTCATGGTCGGGCTCGGCGGCGTGCTGGTCGAGGTGCTGAAGGACGTCACCTTCCGCAAGGCCCCCTTCAGCCGCGAGGAGGCGCTTGTGATGCTGTCGGAGCTGCGCATGGGTGCCGTGCTTGATGGCGTACGCGGCAAACCCGCCGTCGACCGGGGGCGGATCGCCGCTATGCTGGCGAACCTTTCGCAATGGGCGGCGGGCATGGCGGACCATCTGTCCGAACTCGATCTCAACCCCGTTCTGGTGGGGGCGGATGGCCCGAGCGTGGTCGATTGCGTGATGATCTTCGATACTGTCCCGACCGCCTCCGGCAAGGGCTGA
- a CDS encoding Zn-ribbon domain-containing OB-fold protein, translating into MNALPNKPLPEISDLTRPFWTAARAGKLVMQKCPRCDTVNFHPKPWCIECGERALEWTEMKPEGAVYSYTISHSVAMNYLGWQKELPVVMCLIDIDDGARMYAQVTDVSEADIRVGMRVKAYFEEISKEAGIPKFRPA; encoded by the coding sequence ATGAACGCGTTACCCAACAAGCCGCTTCCCGAAATTTCCGACCTGACGCGACCGTTCTGGACGGCGGCGCGCGCGGGAAAGCTGGTGATGCAGAAATGCCCGCGCTGCGACACGGTCAACTTTCATCCCAAGCCATGGTGCATAGAATGCGGCGAACGCGCGCTCGAATGGACGGAAATGAAGCCGGAAGGCGCCGTCTATTCCTACACGATCTCCCATTCCGTCGCGATGAACTACCTCGGTTGGCAAAAGGAGCTGCCCGTGGTGATGTGCCTCATCGATATCGATGATGGCGCCCGGATGTATGCGCAGGTGACCGATGTATCGGAAGCGGATATCCGCGTCGGCATGCGGGTGAAGGCCTATTTCGAGGAAATCAGCAAGGAGGCTGGAATCCCGAAATTCAGACCGGCATAG
- a CDS encoding acyl-CoA dehydrogenase produces MTEPAVAVLDRARMKGAHFDWQDPFLIEALLSPEEIMIRDAARDYAQERLMPRILDANRHERFDIEVMQELAELGFLGATIDGYGCAGISYVAYGLIAREFERVDTAYRSALGVQSTLSMLPIYLYGSEAQRETYLPAMAKAERLGCFGLTEPDHGSDPSGMQSRARKVDGGYRLTGSKTWITHAPIADIMVVWAKDDEGTLLGFILERGMEGLATSKIEGKFSVRASPTGQIHMDDVFVPDENRLPGARGYGAPFACLNNARFGICWGAIGAAEFCWHAARSYVLDRRQFGRPLAANQLIQKKLADMQTEITLALTATLHLSRMRDEGRASPEMVSLLKRNNAGKALEIARAARDMHGGNGISDEYHVIRHLMNLETVNTLEGTHDIHALVLGRAQTDISAF; encoded by the coding sequence ATGACCGAACCGGCCGTAGCCGTTCTCGACCGGGCGCGCATGAAGGGCGCGCATTTTGATTGGCAAGACCCGTTTCTGATCGAGGCCCTGCTGTCGCCGGAGGAAATCATGATCCGCGATGCCGCCCGCGATTATGCGCAGGAGCGGCTGATGCCGCGCATTCTCGACGCGAACCGGCATGAGCGTTTCGATATCGAGGTGATGCAGGAACTCGCCGAACTCGGCTTCCTCGGCGCCACGATCGATGGCTATGGCTGTGCCGGCATCAGCTATGTCGCCTACGGGCTGATCGCGCGCGAATTCGAGCGGGTGGACACCGCCTATCGGTCCGCGCTTGGCGTGCAGAGCACATTGTCGATGCTGCCGATCTATCTTTACGGCTCCGAGGCGCAGCGCGAGACATACCTTCCCGCCATGGCCAAAGCCGAAAGGCTCGGCTGTTTCGGGCTCACCGAGCCGGATCACGGTTCCGATCCGTCCGGCATGCAGTCGCGGGCCCGAAAGGTCGATGGCGGCTATCGCCTGACCGGTTCCAAGACCTGGATCACCCACGCGCCGATCGCCGATATCATGGTGGTCTGGGCCAAGGATGACGAAGGCACGCTGCTCGGCTTCATCCTGGAGCGCGGCATGGAGGGGCTGGCCACCAGCAAGATCGAAGGCAAGTTCTCCGTCCGCGCCTCGCCCACCGGGCAAATCCATATGGATGACGTCTTCGTTCCGGATGAAAACCGGCTGCCCGGCGCGCGCGGCTATGGCGCGCCCTTCGCCTGCCTCAACAATGCCCGCTTCGGCATCTGCTGGGGCGCGATCGGGGCGGCGGAATTTTGCTGGCATGCCGCGCGCTCCTATGTGCTGGACCGCAGGCAGTTCGGCAGGCCGCTTGCCGCCAACCAACTGATCCAGAAGAAGCTCGCCGACATGCAGACCGAGATCACGCTGGCGCTCACCGCCACGCTGCATCTCAGCCGGATGCGCGACGAGGGCAGGGCGAGCCCGGAAATGGTGTCGCTGTTGAAGCGCAACAATGCCGGCAAGGCGCTCGAAATCGCCCGCGCGGCCCGCGACATGCATGGCGGCAACGGTATTTCGGACGAATATCACGTGATCCGCCACCTGATGAATCTGGAAACCGTGAACACGCTGGAAGGCACGCATGATATCCATGCGCTGGTGCTGGGCCGCGCCCAGACCGACATTTCCGCATTCTAG
- a CDS encoding sulfite exporter TauE/SafE family protein encodes MITAPEAFFATAPIVFLGYAVYGLTGFGSTITSLPLLALFLPLTVASPVMQIFDILAGLLVGVRGRRSADFRELAKLVPWCAIGVAGGLVVFHYAPERALKLTLGIFLIVFSGWSFLRRTSLSPVSAGWAVPAGFFGGIFTALFGTGGPIYSVYLARRLSDHRRFRASISLFILSIGLCRFSWFLATGYYARGDTLMLIVWVLPAMLAGLACGSLLSGRISRSAVLHIVWAILAAAGVRLVVG; translated from the coding sequence ATGATCACGGCGCCGGAAGCCTTTTTCGCGACCGCGCCGATCGTCTTTCTCGGCTATGCGGTCTATGGGCTCACCGGCTTTGGCTCGACGATCACGTCATTGCCGCTTCTGGCGCTGTTTCTGCCGCTGACCGTCGCCTCCCCGGTGATGCAGATATTCGATATCCTCGCCGGTCTTCTGGTCGGCGTCAGGGGCCGGCGCTCGGCGGATTTCAGGGAGCTCGCGAAGCTCGTCCCATGGTGCGCGATCGGCGTTGCGGGCGGGCTCGTGGTGTTCCACTATGCCCCCGAGCGCGCGCTGAAGCTGACGCTCGGGATTTTCCTGATCGTGTTTTCGGGCTGGTCCTTCCTGCGCCGCACATCGCTCAGCCCGGTATCGGCGGGCTGGGCGGTTCCGGCCGGTTTCTTCGGCGGGATCTTTACAGCGCTTTTCGGCACGGGCGGTCCGATCTATTCCGTTTATCTCGCGCGCCGCCTCTCCGACCACCGCAGGTTCCGGGCGTCGATCAGCCTGTTCATCCTGTCCATCGGCCTTTGCCGGTTCTCGTGGTTTCTCGCCACCGGCTACTATGCCAGGGGCGATACGCTGATGCTGATCGTCTGGGTTCTGCCGGCCATGCTTGCGGGCCTTGCCTGCGGCAGCCTGCTTTCCGGGCGGATATCGCGTTCGGCGGTGCTCCATATCGTCTGGGCGATCCTTGCCGCCGCCGGCGTCAGGCTGGTGGTCGGCTAG
- a CDS encoding alpha/beta hydrolase family protein, with amino-acid sequence MLVFVRYAALFVLLSVGFSPAHAQQDAVIQVTSGVSYQWIGHWDVERLNKILKTDTPAFAGITVPYTPARNGVNLYRITYNSVIPEMDNKPTVASGLIAVPDTDGTSFPTVSYQHGTVYGRHEVPSFLEESPETQLMVAQFAGQGYMVIGADYFGLGLSTEPEGYMVKGSHQQAAYDLLMASRDVLTDRNLSSPKLFLAGWSQGGFVTMAFLEKLEAAGIPVDAAATASAPLDVYALMEGFLVYPREFDAVWLNSIMILSSFAYENYYGIPGLARSLLTDEYYDIAKKAYDREPFNPEDITTDLHKLIRPDYFDPQYFASSAFGKLIKTAQAYRWVIKSPVRNYYGETDEAITPGVGRMAMTYAQSMGTGNQNVEAVSTGPTSHRGTFATAVPQWKVWFDAR; translated from the coding sequence ATGCTTGTGTTCGTGCGTTATGCGGCATTGTTCGTGCTGCTTTCCGTTGGCTTCTCACCCGCACATGCACAGCAGGATGCTGTCATCCAGGTGACCTCCGGCGTCAGTTATCAGTGGATCGGCCATTGGGATGTCGAACGCCTGAACAAAATTCTGAAAACCGATACGCCTGCCTTCGCGGGCATCACTGTACCCTATACGCCGGCACGCAACGGTGTGAACCTTTATCGGATCACTTACAATTCCGTCATTCCGGAGATGGACAACAAACCCACAGTGGCTTCAGGCCTGATTGCGGTGCCTGACACCGACGGAACGTCATTTCCAACGGTTTCCTACCAGCATGGCACTGTCTATGGCCGTCATGAGGTTCCGTCCTTTCTGGAAGAGTCGCCCGAAACGCAGTTGATGGTCGCTCAGTTTGCCGGGCAAGGTTATATGGTGATCGGCGCTGATTATTTTGGCCTTGGCCTTTCCACAGAACCGGAAGGCTATATGGTCAAAGGCAGTCATCAGCAGGCCGCCTACGATCTGCTGATGGCCAGCCGTGACGTGCTGACGGACAGGAATCTTTCCAGCCCGAAGCTGTTTCTGGCTGGCTGGTCGCAGGGCGGCTTCGTGACGATGGCCTTCCTCGAGAAGCTTGAGGCGGCCGGCATCCCGGTCGATGCGGCGGCAACCGCCAGTGCTCCTCTTGACGTCTATGCGCTCATGGAGGGTTTTCTCGTCTACCCGCGCGAGTTCGACGCGGTATGGCTGAACAGCATCATGATCCTCTCGTCCTTCGCCTATGAGAACTACTACGGCATACCCGGGCTTGCCCGCTCGCTGCTGACGGACGAATATTACGACATCGCAAAGAAGGCCTATGACCGGGAACCGTTCAACCCGGAGGACATCACCACCGATCTGCACAAGCTGATCCGGCCGGACTATTTCGATCCTCAGTATTTCGCCAGTTCCGCGTTCGGCAAGCTGATCAAGACAGCGCAGGCCTATCGCTGGGTGATCAAATCGCCCGTGCGCAACTATTACGGCGAGACCGACGAGGCAATTACCCCCGGTGTTGGCCGCATGGCGATGACTTATGCTCAATCGATGGGAACCGGAAACCAGAATGTCGAAGCCGTCTCGACGGGGCCGACCAGCCATCGCGGCACGTTCGCAACTGCCGTTCCGCAATGGAAGGTCTGGTTCGACGCCAGGTAA